The genomic interval ATATTGGCAACTAAATCAACCAAAAGATACAACCTTCCAAATGTACAATTTTAACAATTATGTAGCTGTAATCTTGTTCTCTCCCCTCTCTGTTTTCCTTTCTAGTGTAATTAAAAGCACTAGGCGCCCTTGAGGTGATGGGAGTATAAATCGCTTGAGGTGTTAAGTGCCACACTAGGCACTTGATTGAGCAACatgaactaattaaaaaaaaaaggtaaaagaaaaatatagaaaataacaTTGAAATTGCATAAGATTgaacttaaattaatataataatgatcCACTAAAATATTGAGGATCCAGAATAAAACATTTGCATAAAACTATAAAAGACAATCTAAATTTTCAAGTTTAGTATGCAAGACCTAATTTAAATCCTTAATTCTAGTCTAATCATCATCAAACTCTATTAGGCCATCTTTCTCATCATCTAGGCAATGGTTTCCCTCATCACTAGATTTCTAATTCTCAATTTCTTCATCAGATTCATATCAATCAAATTGTTCCATAATTCTTACTCTAGAACTAGAGCTTGAACCATTGTGGAGTGAAGTTTTCCTCAATTAAACTTCCTTGTCTTTCACATAAAATCTCTCAAATTTTCCTTTAGTATTCTTATGaagtttcttgtttcttttaaatctctttcttttttatatttctttctttgttaaatattatgattttttgtatttccaAAAAAGCAGTTATTACTTTATAATATAGTTTCCaaaaaagcatttaaaaaatgtaaaaaaaaaaaaaggtaaaaccACTAACAAAGCAAcgcttttcttgcttttttttgcCTCGCGCCTGGGTTGAAGCACTCGCTTAGGCAGCCTGTCTTTGATGGCGCTTTGCCTAGAGGGTTATAAGGTGGCTATAGCCTCGTCTCTCCTAGGCACTTAAGCGAGTGTTTTTTTGCGCTTTTACTAACACTGCTATATGATATTGAAATGCGAAGACAAATGCTTTGATACCCTACCCATTTCAAAACATTTATTATGTAATTCATCCCATCTATTATAAACCAGTGCATGAAAACTGTATGACAATTCAGTTCACAAAGAAAGCCTAGAAGAACAGGCCAGACGACTGAGGAAGTATCCAATGGAACAGTGCTAAAAAAGAAGGAAGGAGGAAGAATAAAATCAGTAAAAAAGGTGCTGAACAACAACATGAATTCCATGAGTGGTCCATggaaaaaagatagagaaaacaaCCATGGAAAGAACTAGAAAAGGgggagaaaaaagaataaaatattaaatcttCACCCAATACAGCAAGATTCGACCATTTGAACACTTCACCAAGCTTCCCCATTGTCATAGGGGATCTAGAGTTGCCATACAATATTTGAATGAGTATCTTCACTTTTTCAAGATTGGAAGAAGAACTTAAACATTTGCAAGAGAGAGCCTGAACTTGCAACTAAGATTGTATAATCAGATTCCATTCCCTCATTTATCATATTTGGTGTACCTTAGCACCAAGAACTAAGAGATGCATTTATGGAAACtaagacataaaccacaaaGGTTATTTTAGTAAGGGACCAGAATAAATCATAATGTGGAAGGTAGTTATTACTCCAAATAAAAAGAACCAATCATGCAGCCAAGTATTGTAAGCCTATCTGATGAATGAAACACAGAGCCaataccaaattaagaaaagagaAGTTCTACAGAAAGAAATAAAGTGATCTCAAATATTCCAAAAATGATGTGCAAATACATGAAGACAATCACACAAGAAATCAAACATGGATACAAGCAACAACTGTTGATCATATAAGTCTCAAAAGCTTCCACACATTAAACCCCCCAGCTTTCATTAATTCCACTCAATGTTTGCACTGTACATTCCTTCGTATCATCTTAATTCATCAACACAACTATATATTCACAGGTTACAACATACAAATTTAATACCAGATAATGATCAGAGAAGCAAACTCTCacagcaaattttttttttttcatatgccAAGCCATGCGGGAAGCAGGTGAAGGTGATTATATGCAGAAGCCAAATAAGAAACCAAAAAACAATATTACCTGCTTCGCAGACAATAGGCAATACTGAAAAGCTCTTCCTTTACAACCTAAGCAGAAGATTTCGGgttcaaattttgtttaaaaaacatACTTCTCCCAATCAAACTGCCCAGCATATCTACAACAGAAGGCCCAGCTTGCAATCTTACCAACTGCATCCTGTAAGGTATGAGCATGTTCCTCAAACCTACAAGCATCCCAACCCCTTTTAGAAGGAATTTTCAAGAACCAAGAATGATACAAAACCTAAGACAACAAAAGCGCAAAGAAAACACACCCGCAATGCACATAGATTTGTAGAGCAGAGCCACAGAAGGATCACCCTTTGTAGCCATCCTAGGTCTTTCCAAGCATTCAAGAAAAGCCAAATCAGCCTTCAAAAGCTTGGCCTGATCGTGAGTATCATAACCTATATCATGGCAATAGCAGCAGAAATCAAGCCAATCAATAGGACGGCGATCCCAGAGCATGGAGCCCCCGTCTTTGCCGCTGGACCAGTTGGGGCCGCAGTAGTGGCCGTAGCGCGGGAACAACTGGG from Dioscorea cayenensis subsp. rotundata cultivar TDr96_F1 chromosome 7, TDr96_F1_v2_PseudoChromosome.rev07_lg8_w22 25.fasta, whole genome shotgun sequence carries:
- the LOC120264540 gene encoding uncharacterized protein LOC120264540 yields the protein MAPKLPIWNHHHHQQQQQQQHSFFSIDTFLRLIPSWPFPNPRAPSSPQPVPRPPERGCSLPLFRPYVAKVPWHGGVRAFLSQLFPRYGHYCGPNWSSGKDGGSMLWDRRPIDWLDFCCYCHDIGYDTHDQAKLLKADLAFLECLERPRMATKGDPSVALLYKSMCIAGLRNMLIPYRMQLVRLQAGPSVVDMLGSLIGRSMFFKQNLNPKSSA